A genome region from Corallococcus exiguus includes the following:
- a CDS encoding APC family permease: MGPFQLLALGVNGIVGVGIFFAPAEVAAQAPGLGAVWAFALTGLALVPVAFAFAVLGRRFDSDGGPVVFARAAFGERVSFLVGWVAYVSAFLSTSAVMAGLARAVAPSVGLGGPMGERLLASALVTGLAALVASGIRVSARTWTALTVLKLVPLAVLLGAFFFLPDRDVPPPLPATGASWLKAGLTVMFAYQGFEIVPVIAGQVRASERTVPMATVGSLLLAMLLYVGLVWACVAALPALASASAPLAQAAGVWGGAGLERLVGAGTSVSALGICVGMMVTTPRYLSALASGEHSLFGLERMSASGVPVRALAVTWALVLGFVNLGDLSELFALSAIAVLMQFGVTAAALAVLSLRRERNLRPVHALLAVPTLVLGLTLVAFGASAREAAVASVAVLAGLALMRLSRPREPAPVRLP, encoded by the coding sequence ATCGGGCCCTTCCAACTGCTGGCCCTGGGCGTCAACGGCATCGTGGGCGTCGGCATCTTCTTCGCACCCGCGGAGGTCGCTGCGCAGGCGCCCGGTCTGGGCGCGGTATGGGCCTTCGCGCTGACGGGGCTGGCGCTGGTGCCGGTGGCGTTCGCGTTCGCGGTGCTCGGCCGGCGGTTCGACTCGGATGGCGGGCCCGTGGTGTTCGCGAGGGCGGCGTTCGGCGAACGCGTGTCGTTCCTCGTCGGCTGGGTGGCCTACGTCAGCGCCTTCCTGAGCACGTCCGCGGTGATGGCGGGCCTGGCGCGAGCGGTGGCGCCATCGGTGGGCCTGGGCGGGCCCATGGGCGAGCGGCTGCTGGCCTCCGCGCTGGTGACGGGCCTGGCGGCGCTGGTGGCGTCGGGCATTCGAGTATCGGCGCGGACCTGGACGGCGCTCACGGTGCTGAAGCTCGTGCCGCTGGCGGTGCTGCTGGGTGCGTTCTTCTTCCTGCCTGACAGGGATGTGCCGCCACCGCTGCCCGCCACGGGAGCGTCCTGGCTGAAGGCGGGCCTGACGGTGATGTTCGCCTACCAGGGCTTCGAAATCGTCCCGGTCATCGCGGGACAGGTGCGCGCGTCCGAGCGCACGGTGCCCATGGCGACGGTGGGCTCGCTGCTGCTGGCGATGCTGCTGTACGTGGGGCTCGTGTGGGCGTGCGTCGCGGCGCTGCCGGCTCTGGCGAGTGCGTCCGCGCCCCTGGCGCAGGCGGCGGGGGTGTGGGGCGGCGCGGGGCTGGAGCGGCTGGTGGGGGCGGGCACGAGCGTGTCCGCGCTGGGCATCTGCGTGGGGATGATGGTGACGACGCCGCGCTACCTGTCCGCGCTGGCCTCCGGGGAGCATTCGCTGTTCGGGCTGGAGCGCATGTCGGCGTCGGGCGTGCCCGTGCGGGCGCTGGCGGTGACGTGGGCGCTGGTGCTGGGGTTCGTGAACCTGGGGGACTTGTCGGAGCTCTTCGCGCTCTCCGCCATCGCGGTGCTGATGCAATTCGGTGTCACGGCGGCGGCGCTCGCGGTGCTGTCGCTGCGGCGGGAGCGGAACCTGCGGCCGGTGCACGCGCTGCTGGCGGTGCCCACGCTGGTGCTGGGGCTGACGCTGGTGGCCTTCGGCGCGAGCGCGCGGGAGGCGGCGGTGGCGTCAGTAGCGGTGCTCGCGGGCCTGGCATTGATGCGCCTATCGCGGCCGAGGGAGCCAGCGCCCGTCCGCCTGCCCTGA